In Planctomycetota bacterium, the genomic stretch CCCATCTACCCCGGCGTTGATCTGCAGACGTTCTCCAACCACGGTCATCGTAGAAGTCGACTCCGAGGTTCGACAGGGGCGCCTTGAAGCGTGGGCACGTTATGCGCGTTCGTCAACGAAGGATGTTCGAATCGCACTGTGCCTTCCTCAAACAACGCAAGTCTCGGCAGATGACGACGGATGGTTGAGATCGAAAGGAATCGGCCTTTACGTATCCGAGACGGGACAGCGCAACGTTCAGGAACGCATTCCTCCTCAGGATCTCGGCGTCAATGTCAACCTCCCTGCTTTGGATTCCGTTCATCCCAGGCTACGCAGGATATTGGGGTCTGTCTATGAACAGTTCGAGCGCTCACATTGGAGAGAAGGCTTTGAGGCTGCTTGTCAGGCTCTTGAAGTCGAGGCGCGGCGATACCTTATCAAGGGGACATCAGGAGCCGTTCCAAGAGTTACTGTTTTGGATGCCAAGGGCAATCCGCGCCAACTGTCTGCACAGCAGATTGATCGTATGACGATAGGCGCCTTGGCCGCCGCTTTCGGCAATTTGCGGAGTCCAAACTATACGGACTCGCAGATCGCACAGGCCTTGGTGAAGATCAATGTCGATCGAATAGGCGTAGTTCATCACAAGCAACGGCGATCAACAGAGAATCGTCTGAGGAGAAATGTCGGACAGCACATGTGGACAGTGATCGGCGCGCTTAAATTGATCATGGGTGTCTGATCGGTCTGTCCGCTAGGCGCTGGGGCGATGATGGGAATGGAGAGGATGGCATGATCAATGACGCGGCAAGCAGGCCGGACGCTGCGGGCCTGCGAATCCCGGATGCGCTCCGCCACGACGTCGAGCAGATCTTCAAGCTGACCGACCCGTTCTGTGCGGAGCATCTGGACGCGGGGCCTGCTCCCCAAAATTAGGGCCACGGGAAATCTCAGGGTATAAGATCCTCTGACCGGGAAAGGAGAAGCTATGAAGTGAGCCATCCTCGGTTTGCTCCTCTCTGGATGCAGTGTCTCAGGTCTCGCCACCCGGCGCGCCCTCCGTTTCTCGCGCGATTTCGGTGTTCAGCGCAGAGCCGCGTCGAGCGATTCCGGCAAGGGGGCCCCTTTTTCGCTGGGAAAACGCCGCAGAACCCGGTCGCGTGCCACGCACCGGCGCCCACCGGCGGGCGTTACGTGCACGCGACTCGCGTCCCCTCGGGACCACGCGCGATCCCGCTTCGTTGCGGAGCCCGGGGACCAGGACCTCCGGGCGGCCGAGACGCATCGCGTCGGCCACCGTTCGACCGGCGTGACTGCGCCCACCGTCTCCAAGGATCAGGCCGGAGCGGTGATGGATCGACCTGATCGTGCATCCGGCTTGAGTATTGGGGAAGGCAATGGGATCAGGACGGGCACGGCGAGATCGGAGTCGCGCTGCGGCTCTGACCTCGCCGCGCTCGGACGGACCCCCCGCCACCCAAGGCGCAGCCACACCGATCTGCTCATTGCCCAAGAACGCGGGTGCCTACCGTGCGGCCCCGCCTCCTGCGCGCGGGCGGTTGGGGGAAGGGAACTTCGATCCACCGGACACAGCGGTCCTCCTTCCCGTAAAGGGTCGCGCTCGTGGGGGGCGCCAAGAACCGCGACTCCCGTATCGCAGCGCTTTGCGGATTCTTCTTCCTTCGCGCACCGTTGGGGACGCCGGGCGGGAACTTCCTTTAAAATAAAGAGATCGCCATGCGAACGATGCTTTTCCTTGCGATGGCGCCGGCGTTCTTGATGGTGCCGGCCGCCGCCGCTCAGGACGGGACGCGCCTCCCGGACCCGAAGGATCCGCTCGCGTATCGGTACGTTCCGCCCGAGAACTTCGAAGGGGTGCGGCGCGTGTGGGTGTCCACCGACCGCTGGCCCAACGGACGCACCCACGCGACCTTCGCCCGGGACGCGGTCCGCCTCTACGGGGCCGAGAAGGGATCCGATCAGGACAAGGCGCTGGCGATTTACTACCACGCCCTGCGCGTCCTGGGGCACGGCGGCGACTACGAGCAGGGTCCTCCCGGAAAGGAGGAGCGCGTCTGGGACTCGTGGATGGTCGTTCACGTCTATCCCAAGGCGCTCTGCGAATGGTGGGGCTGGCTGCTCGTCGATCTCTGGAAGGCGTACCACGACAACTGGAGTTTCGACCCCAAGACGGCGGTGGCGCGCAAGGTCGGCCTGGCCGCTCCTTCCGAGAAGCCGCCCGTGCCGGGCGCCGGGGACCACGTGCAGGCCGCGCTCCGCTGGACGGATCCCGACGGCGTCTCCCGGTGGCACCTGTTCGACGGCAACATGGGCTTCTTCGCCTACGTGCCGGGGACGGGACGCGTCGCCTCGCCCGAGGAAATCAAAGCCGGATTCCCCGAGATCCTCACCCGGCCGCATAACCCGCCCCACCCGTACTTCGTTCTCTCCAGGAAACACGGCGACGCCGAATCGGATCCCGCGTTCCGGAAGTTCCTGGGCAATACCTATCCCTTCGCCTACAGCGGCGCGCGTCGTCGGACCAAGTACACCACGGATTTCGATCTCCGAAAAGGCGAGTCGCTCCGCCGGCAGTGGAGCGACGACGGAAAGCCGGTCGTCGCCAGGCGGTGGAAGGATGTCGCCGTCCTCTCGATGATCGACGGGGCGGGCAAATACATCTATCCCTCCGGCGAACCCAAGGATCCCTACAACTTTCCCGTCCAGCGGCCGTACTTCAAGACCTATCCGGATCTGGGGCTCAACAAGCCCTTCGGCAACGCCTACAGCGTCTACACGCCGGAGCTGGCGGACGGAAGGTTCCGGATCGGCGCGCTCTCGACCCGCGGGCTGGCGTCTCGGGAAGGAGCCGTCCGGCTCGGCGCGGCCGAGCGCGGAGTCGAAGGCGAGGTCGTCTACCCGATCCGAAGCATCTATCCGTTCGCCGAGTCCGTGGTGACCGGCGCCTACGTGCTGGCCGCCCCGGGCCGGATCACGATCGAATTTTCCCTCGATGAAGGAAAGACGTGGATTCCGGTGCTTACCGCCGCCGAGGTCGGGCCGGACCCGGTGCCGTTTACGATCGATCTCGGCAAGGGCCGCTGGGACCGCGACCTGCCCTCGACCTACAACATGCCGGACCGCGACTCGCAGTTCCTGGACGCCTGGGATTCGGCGCGTTGGGCGGCGGTGCGGTTCACCGGCTTTCAGTATCAGGTCCGCATCCGCATCCGCGCGGAGGAGGATGTCGCCCGTGTCGGGATCTCGGACCTGCGCTTCGCCAACACGCACCAGTGCAATATCGGGATGCTGCCGACGCTTCTTCCCGGCGTGAACGTCGTGACCGTGGAGGGAGAGGCGCTTTCGCCCGGCTGCGCGCTCAAGGTGGAATACGCCTGGATGGAGGGCGGGGAGACCAAGACCCACGTGGAGACGGTCACGAAGCTGCCTCACTCCTACCCGATCCGCGTGGCGGAGCCGGATCCGCTGAAGGTGAAGTGTCTCTACCAGACGCTCTCTGTCGTGGGACGGTAGCGGCGCGCCTTCTTCGATCGATCCCGTTGTCGACGGGCCGGGCGGCCCGTACGCGGCGGGGCCGCCTTCGCCTCTTCCTCCTGAACGGTGATGACAGGCCGGAAGGAGGAGACCGCGCGGAGCGGAACCGCGCGGCGGCGCCGGGGCGTAGGATGAGAAGGAGCGGGCGGGAGGATGCGGATGAGCCTCTGGAGCCGCCGGGAGTTTCTGCAGGGAGCGGGCGCGGCGGGGCTGAGCGCTTCCCTGGGCTGCGCCGCGGGCCGGGAGCGCCGCCGGGATCTCGTGCGCGCCGAGAACGAACGTCCGGGCACGACGGACTGGCTTCTGACCCGGACGCGCGTGGATCCGAAGACCCGCTACCGCTGCCCCTGGATCGAAGGCTTCGTGTCGCGCACGAGCCTTCGCGCGGGCGAGACGCTGGAGTTCTTCGTCAGCGCCCGGCCGCCGTCGACCTTCACGATCGATCTCTACCGGCTGGGGTACTACCAGGGCCGGGGCGGGCGGCACCTGGGCACGCTCGGGCCCTTCGCGGGCCGGACCCAGCCGGAGCCCGCGGTGGGGGAGCAGCGTCTTCGCGAGTGCCGCTGGGAGCCCGCGTGCGCCTGGCGCATTCCCGACGACGCGCCGAGCGGCGTTTACCTGGGCAAGCTCACCGAAGCGCGCGAAAAGCTCCAGAGCTACGTCATCTTCGTCGTGCGCGACGACCGCCCCTGCGACTTCCTCTTCCAGGTCAGCGACACCACGTGGTCCGCCTACAACCGGTGGCCGGACCAGTGGTCCCTCTACGACAACGGCGTCAAGCCGTGGTACTGGGGGCCGGACGTCCGGGTCAGCTGGGACCGCCCGTACGGGAAATACTGCCAGATTCTCGACGCTCCGCTTTCGCAGGGCTCCGGCGAGTTTCTTCTGTGGGAATTTCCGCTGGCCTTCTGGATGGAGAAAGAGGGCTACGACGTCTCCTACATCTCCAACATGGACACCCACCGGGATCCGGCGGGGCTCCGGCGGGCCCGGGCGCTTCTTTCCGTGGGGCACGATGAATACTGGTCGCTCGACATGTTCCGCCACGTGAAGCAGGCCGTGGCGGACGGCCTGCACGTGGCCTTTCTGAGCGGGAACACCTGCTGCGGCGTCATCGACGTGAACCCCTCCGGGACGGGGGCTCCCGACCGGGTCATCGGAAGGATCGGGCAGTACGGGCCGATTCAGGAGGAAACCGTCCGGTCGGGATTCCCCGAGCTCCGGGATCTGCGCCACAACGGGCCGAACGAAGCCACGCTCATCGGGGCGCGGAGCACCTGGCCGGTAACCGGGCAGGCGGACTGGATCTGCGCGCTCGAGAAGCACTGGCTTTTCGAAGGGACCGGGATGAAGAACGGCGATGCGATCCCGGGGCTGGTGGGCTGGGAGTGGCACGGGGACCCCGCGCCGATTCCGGGACTGGAGATCGTGGCGCGCGGCCCCGTGCGCAGCCGAGGCGCCGAAGGGACCTACACGGCCACGATCTACCCCGGTCCCAGGGGGAACTTCGTCTTCAACGCCGCCACGATCTGGTGGTCCGACGGCCTGGCCGAGCCGCCGGGGTACCTGCGGCCGTCGAAAAGGCTCCGCGGACCCGACCCGCGCGTGCAGCGGATCACGGCCAACCTTTTCCGGCGGTTCCTGGGCTAGGGTTCCCCGCCCTTCCTGGGAGCGGCGCCGGGGCGGCTCCGGCGACGCCTTTGCTTCACCGTTGACGCGCCGGACCCGCCTGGACGTTAATAGAGCATCCGATGAAGGCGACCGATCCCGTCTGCGGAATGACCGTGGACCCCGCCGTGGCGCTCCGGCACGAGCACGAAGGGCGCGCTTATTTCTTCTGCAGCCCTTCGTGCCTGGAGCGGTTCCGGCGCGACCCGGAGGGGGTTCGGGCCGGCGGGGCGCGTTCCGGATCCTGCTGCGGCGGCGGGCACGGCGCGGGCTCCCCGAAGGAGGGGACGCTCTGGACCTGCCCCATGCATCCGGAGATCGTCCAGGACCGGCCCGGCGCCTGTCCGATCTGCGGGATGGCCCTGGAGCCCCGGGGCGTTCCCGCCGGCGAACCCGACGATCCCGAGCTGCGCGACATGACGCGGCGCTTCGGGGCGGCGTTGGTGTTCAGCGCGCCTCTCATGGCCGTCTCGATGGGCCATCTGGGGCCGGGTCTCCTGCCGGCGGGGAAGTGGAGGGTGTGGGTCGAGGCGGCGCTGGCGACGCCCGTGGTGCTCTGGGCGGGAGCGCCGTTTTTCGCGCGGGGCGCGCGTTCCGTGCTCCTTGGCCGTCTCAACATGTTCACGCTCATCGCGCTCGGCGTGGGCGCGGCTTACGCCTACAGCCTGGCGGCCGTCCTCTTTCCGGGCGCCTTTCCGGCCTCCGCGCGCGGCCACGGGGGCGAGGTGGGCGTCTACTTCGAGGCCGCCGCAGTCATCACGACGCTCGTTCTTCTGGGTCAGGTTCTGGAGCTTCGCGCCCGCCGCCGGACCGGCCGGGCGATCCGGGCGCTCCTGGAACTCGCGCCGCCGCGCGCGCGCCGGATCGTGGACGAGACGATCGACGAGGACGTGCCCCTCGAGGACGTGCGTCCCGGGGATCGTCTGCGGGTGCGGCCGGGGGAACGGATTCCGCTCGACGGCACCGTTCTCGAGGGGGAGAGCGCCGTGGACGAATCCATGGTGACGGGCGAGTCGCTGCCGGTGGAAAAGCGACCGGGGGACCGCGTGATCGGCGGGACGCTCAACGGGGCCGGATCGCTCGTCGTCCGCGTGGACCGCGTGGGGCGCGACACGGTCCTGGCGCGGATCGTCGAGCAGGTGGCGCAGGCCCAGCGGAGCCGCGCGCCGGTCCAGGCGCTGGCCGACCGGGCGGCGGGGGTCTTCGTCCCGGCGGTGATGGCCGTTGCGGCGGCGGCGTTCGCGGCCTGGCTGCTGTGGGGCCCGGAGCCGCGCCTGACGCACGCGATCGTCAACGCCGTGGCGGTGCTCATCATCGCCTGCCCGTGCGCCCTGGGTCTGGCGACGCCCATGTCGGTCATGGTCGCGATGGGAAAGGGAGCCACGGCGGGAGTGCTCTTCCGGAACGCGGAGGCGCTGGAGCGGCTGGCGGCCGTGGACACGCTGGCCGTGGACAAGACGGGGACGCTTACGGAGGGGCGGCCGCGGCTGGAGGCCGTGGAGTCCCTCGACGGCCTGCCGGAGGCGGAGCTTCTCCGGCTGGCGGCGGGTCTGGAGCGGGCGAGCGAGCATCCGCTGGCGGAGGCGGTGATGCGCGCGGCCCGGGAACGGGGCGTTGCGTCCTCCTCCGCCAAGGACTTCAGGAGCTATCCGGGCCGGGGGATCGCCGGCGAGGTGGACGGCCGCCGGGTGGCGCTGGGCAACGCGGCGCTTCTGGCGGAGCTCGGAATCGACGCGGCGCCGGCCGCCGCGCGCGCCGAAACCCACCGGGCCCAGGGCCGCACGGTGCTTCTGGCCGCGGTGGACGGCCGGGTCGCGGGCCTTCTGGCGGCGGCCGACCCCGTCAAACCGACGACGCCGGAGGCCGTGCGGGCGCTGCGGGCGGAGGGCCTTCGGATCGTCATGCTGAGCGGCGACGGCCGCACGACGGCGGCGGCGGTCGCGGCGCGGCTCGGGATCGACGAGGTGCACGCCGAAGTTCCTCCCGAGGGAAAGCGCGACGTGGTCCGGAGGCTCCAGGCGGAAGGGCGGAAGGTGGCCATGGCGGGCGACGGCGTCAACGACGCCCCCGCGCTGGCGCAGGCGGACGTGGGGATCGCGATGGGGAACGGGACCGACGTGGCGCTTCAGAGCGCCGGGGTGGCCCTCGTGCGGGGGGACCTCCGCGGCATCGCGCGGGCCCGGCGGCTCAGCCGCGCGGCGCGGCGCAACATCCGGCAGAATCTCTTTTTCGCGTTCGTTTACAACGCGCTCGGCGTGCCCCTGGCGGCCGGGGCGCTCTATCCGTGGACGGGGCTTCTCCTCAGCCCGGTGGTGGCCGCCGCCGCGATGAGCCTGAGTTCGGTATCGGTCATCGCCAACGCCCTGCGGCTCCTCCGGGCGCGCCTGTGAAGGCGTCCCGCAAGTGCTTGAACCCCGCCCCCGTTTTCGGGTACAAACGTACCTCGATCGGGTTCCCCCGCGATCGGCCGCCGGACGTCGTATAACAGGGCGGAGGAACCTCTGTTCAAGGAGAACCAGCGATGAGCCGACTGATCGTCCTCGCCGTCGTGGCCGCCGCCGCGCTTCCCCTGTCCGCGGGAAACGTCCCGGCGGAGGGAACCGAGCTTGTGGCCCCCAAGGTCGCCCCGCTTCCGACCGTGGACGGGAAGGCCGATGACGCGGCCTGGGCCCAGGCCAAGGAACTGGTGGTGCGGATCGGCAAGCCCGACGAGCTCGATAATCCCAAGCACAAAATCTCTCTCAAGGCGGTTCACGACGGGGATTCGATCTGCTTCCTCCTCGTCTGGGAGGACAAGAAGAAGAACGACGAGCATCTTCCCTTCGTCTGGAAGGAGAGCGACGGGGAGTACGTGCCCGACGACGAGAAGATCGAGGACGCCTGCTCCCTGGGCTTCGCGCTCGAGGGCGAATTCAATCCGGACATGCTGGCCGGAGTGGAGTCCAAGTGGGACGTCTGGGAATGGCAGGCCGGTCGGACGACGAACGGCTACGCCCTGGACAAGACGCACATCTACTCGCGCCAGCGGCCCGAGGGCGTCAAATCCAAGCGGTTCCAGGACCGTCAGGAAAAGCCCATCTTCCTGGCCCGTCCGGATGACGCGGGGACGCCCGCCTGGAAGCGCCTCGAACCTCCGACCGAGAAGAAGGGGCCGAAGGTTCCGCAGTTCGAGCCCCAGACGCCCTCGGGGTCGGCGGCGGACGTGCAGGCCCGGGGCGTGTGGGCGGACGGAAAGTGGACCGTCGAGTTCAAGCGCAAGCTCAACACGGGCCACAAGGACGACGCCGTCTTCGCCGCGGGCAAGGCGATCGAGTTCGCCGTGGCCGTGTTCGATGAAACCGAGCACAGCGACCACGACGTCTCCGGAAAGCTGATCCTCAAGCTTCAGCCGTAGATCCCCCCGGACGCGGGGGTGGGGGGCGCATGCGGGAACCGCCACGGAAGCGTCGGGCATCCGGTCCCGTGCGGCGCGTCGCGCCGGGGGCTCCGGCCGCGGCGTCGGGCGGGCGCCAGAGGTGGCTCCTCTGGGGCGGCCTCGGTGCGGCCGCGGCGACCGTCGCGGTCGTCCTGGGCGTTCTCCTGGGGGGGTCCGCCCCTTCGGAGCCGCCCGTTCTCGCGTCGCCTCCCGAAGCGCCGCGCCCGCGCGCGCCCGTCGCTCCGCCGCGGCCCCCCGCTCCGCACCCTCCGGTCGATCTCGAGGCGGAAATGCGGCGCGAGGTGGAGGAGCGCCGCCGGAAGTTCGTGGAGGAGGAGCGGCGGCGGACGGAGGAAGCCGCGCGGAAGGCCGCCGAGGAGCGCGCCCGGGCGGAAGCGGAGGCGAAGGCGCGCGCGGAGGAGGAAGAGGCGCGCCGCCGGTCGGCCCGCCTGGCCTACGACGGCCGGCGGCGGGCGCGCCGCGAGGAGTCCGCGCGGCGTCTCGAGGAAGCCCGGCGGCGGATCGAGGAGGATCGCCGCGCCGAAGCGGCCCGCCGAGCGCAGCTCGTCGAGAAGCTCAAAAATCTGAAGCTCACGGTCCGTCTCAAGAACGGACTTGTTCTGGAGAACGTCGTCGTCCACGGTCTGAGTCCGGACGAGGTTCGCCTGGCCTTCACGTTCGAAGGGGCGCTCGCCGAGCAGGGATTCCCCGTGGAGTTCATCGACGACCGCTCCTACGTGGCGCTCCTGCGCGCGGTGTACAAGGACGAGGGGGCGGCCGGTCTCTACGAAACGGGGCGGCATCTGGTGCTGCGCAAACTCTGGAAGGACGCGCAGGCGGCGTTCCGGGAGTGCGTGGCGCTGGATCCCGCCTACGGATCGCGCGTGCCGGACGTCTCGCGGCTGCTGAACAACGAGGCGGCGTTCAAGGGCTCGGCGCGGCGCCTGGGGTCCGACCAGCTTCTCATTCAGCACGATTTCTCCGACCCGGGCATGGCTCAGGATTTTACGGCGCGGCAGCCCGGCAAGCTCGAGGTGGCCGAGGGGGAGCTCCGCTTGGGGGCGCCCGGCGGGACGGCGCTCTGGAGCCTGAAGGACGTGGATTTCGAGCGGGACGTCGAGGTGGAGCTTTCGGCGGCGCTCGAAGGCGGCGCGTCGCTGGTTCTGGGGTGCTTTTTCACGTGGGACCGGAACGGGTATCTGGCGGTGCTCAACGGCCGGGCTCCGGGGGGGCACGTCCTTTATCGCTGCGACGCGGGGAAGCTCGAGGGCCTGGCGGGCAAGCCGGTGCCGCGGATCGAGCCGGACCGGGAGGTGCGCCTCCGGTTCTCGGCGCGGGGCGGCGCGCTCCGGGTGCACGTGGAGGGCCAGGAGGTCCTGGCGGCGCTGGACGCGGCGCACGCGAAGGGATGGTTTCTCCTGGGGGCCGCCGGCGGAACGGTGCGGGTGCGGCGGCTTTCCGTGCAGGGAAGGGTCAATCCGGCGGAGATCGACAAGCGGTTCGCCGAGGTGGAGGTTCTGGTGCGGCGGGCGCTGGAGAAGGATCTCGGGCGCGGTACGGAGGCGGCGGGAGCCGAGGAGGTCGGCCCCCTGTGGGCGGAAGATCCGTATTTTCTGGACGCTCTGGATCCCGCGGTTCGGGCGGACTACGAGAAGCTGAGGGCGTCGCTGGCGACGGCGATTCGGCGGCGGCGGGTGGAGCCCGGTCACGCTCCGGCGGTGGAGAACCTGCTGGCGCGGGCTCCGGAATTCGCGGCGCTTCATTACTGGCGCGGGGCGCTGCGGATGGCGACGCGGAGGGCCGATCTGGCGCGGAAGGATTTCGCCCGGGCGCTGGAGCTGGAGCGCGAATTCCCGGAGGCCGAGGCGGGGCTGGCGGCGGCGTGCCTGGAGGAGCGGGACGTCGCCGCGGCGCGGGCCGCGGTGCGGCGGGCGCTGGAGCTTTCTCCCGGCCACGCGGAGGCGTTGGCGCTCCGGGGGCTCCTGCGCTTCCTGGACGGGGAGGCCAAGGGGGGATTGGCGGATCTCGAGCTGGCCCGTCGTCTGGATCCCGACAACGAATCGCTCGCGCAGCTCCAGAAGAACGTTCAGAACGTCCATAAGGGGCCGCAGCACCTGGGGGCGCGCTACATCAAGGAATTCCCTCACTTCGTCGTGATGACGGACATGTCGGCGGAGAAGACGGCGCTCTACGGGACGCGCCTGGAGGCCGCCTACCGCCACTTCGCGGAGACCTTCAAGGACGTGTACCGCGAGGATCCCGCGCGGCCGAAGCCCCGGGTGGCCGTCTTCAACACGCGGGAGGCGTACCTGACGTACGGGGAACTGACGCTGTCGGGGCGGCAGGAGTGGACGCTCGGCTATTTCCACCCGCTCTTCCAGGAGCTTCTGCTTTTCGAGGACGTGGATCTCGAGGCGACGCTTCAGACCCTGTACCACGAGGCGTTTCACCATTTCATGAGTCTCCTGGTGCCGAGGGCGCCGTACTGGTTCAACGAGGGCCTGGCGGAGTACATGGGGGGGATCCGGGTGGAGGTGGGCCGGGACGGCAAGGCGCGGATCGCCGAGCGCGCGCGGATTCTGGAGGGGAGGCTCCAGGTGCTGA encodes the following:
- a CDS encoding twin-arginine translocation signal domain-containing protein; this translates as MSLWSRREFLQGAGAAGLSASLGCAAGRERRRDLVRAENERPGTTDWLLTRTRVDPKTRYRCPWIEGFVSRTSLRAGETLEFFVSARPPSTFTIDLYRLGYYQGRGGRHLGTLGPFAGRTQPEPAVGEQRLRECRWEPACAWRIPDDAPSGVYLGKLTEAREKLQSYVIFVVRDDRPCDFLFQVSDTTWSAYNRWPDQWSLYDNGVKPWYWGPDVRVSWDRPYGKYCQILDAPLSQGSGEFLLWEFPLAFWMEKEGYDVSYISNMDTHRDPAGLRRARALLSVGHDEYWSLDMFRHVKQAVADGLHVAFLSGNTCCGVIDVNPSGTGAPDRVIGRIGQYGPIQEETVRSGFPELRDLRHNGPNEATLIGARSTWPVTGQADWICALEKHWLFEGTGMKNGDAIPGLVGWEWHGDPAPIPGLEIVARGPVRSRGAEGTYTATIYPGPRGNFVFNAATIWWSDGLAEPPGYLRPSKRLRGPDPRVQRITANLFRRFLG
- a CDS encoding ethylbenzene dehydrogenase-related protein, with the translated sequence MSRLIVLAVVAAAALPLSAGNVPAEGTELVAPKVAPLPTVDGKADDAAWAQAKELVVRIGKPDELDNPKHKISLKAVHDGDSICFLLVWEDKKKNDEHLPFVWKESDGEYVPDDEKIEDACSLGFALEGEFNPDMLAGVESKWDVWEWQAGRTTNGYALDKTHIYSRQRPEGVKSKRFQDRQEKPIFLARPDDAGTPAWKRLEPPTEKKGPKVPQFEPQTPSGSAADVQARGVWADGKWTVEFKRKLNTGHKDDAVFAAGKAIEFAVAVFDETEHSDHDVSGKLILKLQP
- a CDS encoding heavy metal translocating P-type ATPase; this translates as MKATDPVCGMTVDPAVALRHEHEGRAYFFCSPSCLERFRRDPEGVRAGGARSGSCCGGGHGAGSPKEGTLWTCPMHPEIVQDRPGACPICGMALEPRGVPAGEPDDPELRDMTRRFGAALVFSAPLMAVSMGHLGPGLLPAGKWRVWVEAALATPVVLWAGAPFFARGARSVLLGRLNMFTLIALGVGAAYAYSLAAVLFPGAFPASARGHGGEVGVYFEAAAVITTLVLLGQVLELRARRRTGRAIRALLELAPPRARRIVDETIDEDVPLEDVRPGDRLRVRPGERIPLDGTVLEGESAVDESMVTGESLPVEKRPGDRVIGGTLNGAGSLVVRVDRVGRDTVLARIVEQVAQAQRSRAPVQALADRAAGVFVPAVMAVAAAAFAAWLLWGPEPRLTHAIVNAVAVLIIACPCALGLATPMSVMVAMGKGATAGVLFRNAEALERLAAVDTLAVDKTGTLTEGRPRLEAVESLDGLPEAELLRLAAGLERASEHPLAEAVMRAARERGVASSSAKDFRSYPGRGIAGEVDGRRVALGNAALLAELGIDAAPAAARAETHRAQGRTVLLAAVDGRVAGLLAAADPVKPTTPEAVRALRAEGLRIVMLSGDGRTTAAAVAARLGIDEVHAEVPPEGKRDVVRRLQAEGRKVAMAGDGVNDAPALAQADVGIAMGNGTDVALQSAGVALVRGDLRGIARARRLSRAARRNIRQNLFFAFVYNALGVPLAAGALYPWTGLLLSPVVAAAAMSLSSVSVIANALRLLRARL